A part of Helicobacter kayseriensis genomic DNA contains:
- the traF gene encoding conjugal transfer protein TraF, which yields MKKISKISFVSLLFFSSLNALEFGTMGSQSFGMAGTGVAVKKSAWGLYYNPALIAADSGFKLGLFAELHAKSKNFWNIFNRDFKKLNQNDIEEIKQLLEDNRISLGTQDGVVLQLPDFGIGALAIGGFFNLAANGTTQAKIELPKDKTTIEDLGLETNFSALALIEIPLGYAYEFDTLAGDFSVGVALKYMNLSGTAGNFKISSNMSPSDSLKDLLKVDLGHNVSNIGVDVGVTYEPFSFLTLGVVGKNLNAPSFDLGFQKIKINPQARAGAALNIGFWTLALDADLTKNQFLGSNLDNQVISLGTSFDFKFFSLRGGVATDLQNKEDLIFSLGLGLAFFDIGVQVGKKTNPLNGLLIPDYLALQVGAGFSF from the coding sequence ATGAAAAAAATCTCAAAAATCTCATTTGTATCCCTACTCTTCTTCTCATCTCTTAATGCTTTAGAGTTTGGAACAATGGGGAGCCAATCCTTTGGAATGGCTGGCACTGGAGTTGCAGTCAAAAAATCTGCTTGGGGGCTTTATTATAACCCTGCGCTAATTGCTGCAGATAGTGGATTTAAACTTGGATTATTTGCAGAGCTTCACGCAAAAAGCAAAAACTTTTGGAATATTTTTAATCGCGATTTTAAAAAACTCAACCAAAATGACATCGAAGAAATTAAACAATTGCTTGAAGACAATAGGATTAGTCTAGGAACTCAAGATGGTGTAGTCTTGCAACTTCCTGATTTTGGTATTGGCGCCTTAGCCATAGGTGGATTTTTCAATCTTGCCGCAAATGGAACAACTCAAGCAAAAATTGAACTACCAAAAGATAAAACAACAATTGAAGATCTTGGTTTGGAAACCAACTTCTCTGCTCTTGCCTTGATTGAAATTCCCCTAGGCTATGCTTACGAATTTGACACACTTGCGGGAGACTTTAGCGTTGGTGTTGCACTAAAATATATGAATCTTTCTGGGACTGCTGGAAATTTCAAGATTTCAAGCAATATGAGTCCTTCAGATTCTCTTAAAGATCTTTTAAAGGTCGATTTGGGCCACAATGTCTCTAATATAGGCGTTGATGTGGGTGTAACATACGAACCCTTTAGCTTTCTTACTCTAGGTGTTGTTGGAAAAAATCTCAATGCCCCTTCTTTTGATCTAGGATTCCAAAAAATCAAAATCAATCCTCAAGCAAGAGCAGGAGCTGCGCTCAATATAGGCTTTTGGACTCTGGCCTTGGATGCAGATTTGACAAAAAATCAATTTTTAGGATCCAACCTTGATAATCAAGTCATTAGTCTTGGAACTTCTTTTGACTTTAAATTTTTCTCTTTGCGTGGAGGAGTGGCTACAGACTTACAAAATAAAGAAGATTTGATTTTCTCACTTGGGCTTGGCTTAGCTTTCTTTGATATTGGAGTTCAGGTTGGCAAAAAAACAAATCCTCTTAATGGTCTCTTGATTCCAGATTATTTAGCATTACAAGTAGGAGCTGGCTTCTCCTTTTGA
- a CDS encoding tetratricopeptide repeat protein: MRFFLLFLLFNAVYGLEIQVNFGKEKGEDFSVLNLKHKTAFECKENKDVYNNITSITCTIPQTPINNFVPTNTAFFNLSNSITHNNLTLTITPKYKAKLFSTLLDLKTQRRIPKERPKKSKQWQIIGYKSEIPFLSQQQTQGLNFPIQIPSNNNLYIGQLDINLNPLHYEEGVDFKQLRNIKAIYDQKDYKQALQDASFALKAYPESIFKHDFLFFKIKSLSHLLSKDNFDSFTSSATKWLNESSLDKNTPEVLYLLANAYINHNFENEAYYYYKRILNEYPQTEWSALAKMQLAKNFSNNSRFKISPSLFSEAYAEANSQSTRDEILVTWGISMLEKDPKEASTLIQTVLTKTPSYFSDNPQRTLGILKELSSKKAFDLAFKIGQLLLGNSPKNSPYLEQLLFELGDYAQKADDTRQAHRYNEQFLTQFPKSKLSKIVASRDDQLLFKMGENLTDEEKLAIFDQIIEKYPNTQTAQNAYLKKAQLLFDLKRYKQVIALESFIPQSPLIPKSKTNLIINLVQNQQCKQVPQYLKGSDLQTFEEKDRLSVFDCLYSLSYYRDAKKLIEDTDQKEANEKLPWLYRTSKVLNKLGDFAMSRKSGEDTLNLAQASNQTQYYDIGFVIFDDLIKLNLIPQGQKISVFLEEHFPQDSKILEVWYALLKNAQNLGDENALQIYATKILKLQQEIRFFDYTPNVNFILIYSLMKTKQYAKADSYLAELLEAKIQPQEMQQALYIQGALLKAMGKDPKESFEKCLQIQEKTNWQNLCRESLQN, from the coding sequence GTGCGTTTTTTTTTATTGTTTCTTTTATTCAATGCAGTCTATGGCCTTGAAATACAAGTCAATTTTGGGAAAGAAAAAGGTGAGGACTTCTCGGTTTTAAATCTTAAGCACAAAACTGCATTTGAATGCAAAGAAAATAAAGATGTCTATAACAACATCACTTCAATCACCTGCACTATTCCACAAACACCAATCAACAACTTCGTTCCAACCAATACTGCCTTTTTCAATCTCTCCAATTCCATTACGCACAACAACCTTACTCTAACCATTACCCCCAAATATAAGGCAAAACTTTTTTCAACATTACTCGACCTTAAAACTCAACGCAGAATCCCAAAAGAAAGACCCAAAAAATCTAAACAATGGCAAATCATCGGTTATAAATCTGAGATTCCCTTTCTCTCCCAACAACAAACGCAAGGTTTAAACTTTCCCATTCAGATTCCAAGCAACAATAACCTCTATATTGGACAACTAGATATCAATCTCAATCCTCTACACTATGAAGAAGGTGTTGATTTTAAACAACTTCGCAACATCAAAGCCATTTATGATCAAAAAGATTACAAACAAGCCCTACAAGATGCCTCATTTGCACTCAAGGCTTATCCAGAAAGTATTTTTAAACATGATTTCTTATTTTTCAAAATCAAATCCCTCTCACATCTACTTTCTAAAGACAATTTTGACTCATTTACTTCTAGTGCTACAAAATGGCTCAATGAATCATCTTTAGACAAAAATACTCCAGAGGTTTTATACTTACTTGCCAATGCCTACATAAACCACAACTTTGAAAACGAAGCTTATTACTACTATAAGAGAATCCTCAATGAATATCCACAGACTGAATGGAGCGCTCTAGCAAAAATGCAACTTGCAAAGAATTTTTCAAACAATTCTCGTTTTAAAATTTCGCCTAGCTTATTTTCTGAAGCCTACGCTGAAGCAAATTCACAATCAACGCGAGATGAAATTTTGGTGACATGGGGGATTTCAATGCTCGAAAAAGATCCCAAGGAAGCATCTACGCTAATCCAAACCGTTCTTACTAAAACTCCAAGCTATTTCTCAGATAATCCCCAAAGGACATTGGGGATTCTCAAGGAATTATCCTCAAAAAAAGCCTTTGATCTTGCTTTCAAAATCGGCCAACTTTTGTTGGGAAATTCCCCTAAAAATAGTCCTTATCTAGAACAACTTCTCTTTGAGCTGGGAGATTATGCACAAAAGGCTGATGACACACGCCAAGCCCATCGATACAATGAACAATTTCTCACACAATTCCCCAAATCCAAACTCTCTAAAATCGTCGCCTCAAGAGATGATCAACTTTTATTTAAAATGGGAGAAAACCTCACGGATGAAGAAAAACTTGCAATCTTTGATCAAATCATTGAAAAATATCCAAATACACAAACTGCTCAAAATGCTTATCTTAAAAAAGCACAACTTCTATTTGATCTCAAACGATACAAACAAGTCATTGCACTAGAATCATTTATCCCTCAATCTCCCCTCATCCCAAAATCCAAAACCAATCTCATTATCAACCTTGTCCAAAATCAACAATGTAAGCAAGTCCCACAATATCTTAAAGGAAGCGATCTTCAAACTTTTGAAGAAAAAGATCGTTTAAGTGTCTTTGATTGCCTTTATTCTCTCTCTTATTATCGTGATGCCAAAAAGCTCATTGAAGATACAGATCAAAAAGAGGCCAATGAAAAGCTCCCTTGGCTATATCGCACAAGCAAAGTACTCAATAAATTGGGAGATTTTGCAATGTCAAGAAAATCTGGAGAAGATACTTTAAACCTAGCACAAGCGTCTAATCAAACACAGTATTATGATATTGGCTTTGTTATTTTTGATGACTTGATCAAGCTAAACCTCATACCACAAGGACAAAAAATTTCTGTTTTTCTAGAAGAACACTTTCCTCAAGATTCTAAAATTCTTGAGGTATGGTATGCACTTCTTAAAAATGCGCAGAATCTTGGCGATGAAAATGCTCTGCAAATTTATGCAACCAAAATCCTCAAACTACAACAAGAAATTCGATTTTTTGATTACACTCCAAATGTCAACTTTATCCTTATCTACTCACTTATGAAAACAAAACAATATGCCAAAGCAGATTCTTATCTTGCAGAGTTACTGGAAGCAAAAATCCAACCCCAAGAAATGCAACAAGCTCTCTATATCCAAGGAGCACTTTTAAAAGCTATGGGAAAAGATCCCAAAGAAAGCTTTGAAAAATGCCTACAGATTCAAGAAAAAACAAATTGGCAGAATCTATGCAGAGAATCTCTTCAAAATTAA
- the flgL gene encoding flagellar hook-associated protein FlgL yields the protein MRITFGSKYNQIQNSQGSLQSRLNELNAKIASGKKIQSPYENSHIYEKDLQLGYQESTLSQNIDVAQNAYNMTLSTDKALSEFNKALLQFKTKLIQVANQPQSPSTRMAIANELSGLRDHMINISNTSIGGAYLFSGTKIRTQPIAPDGKYMGNNQKLEALVGSNIRVPFNIPGSDLFFGYNADSQAMVTSNIKRYNLSKLHPNIMDRFNKDTSPQEIFLKATDTLRDLIGDDDDDPSNDKKVYFYLRGVRPDGTRFKSKFELDQAYTNLSSATKVSDLLEKIGREFGNNQATQVVDVQLNAWGEIEIKSLVAGSSNLDFNLLASTVDADNIQDIEKSGAPLISFQKSPYLSSHSISQIQGIQDPYKQDQLVLPASLISQTTKIPANKNTMLSEIFNSDVVSIRFDGDFSKEEDGEKIPQILSFSTKETKIYDVLKDIEAFYQQNGHNVQTEIADGKIILIDLDAKQSGQATTLKMSLSTHDQEGNLLDGIPSDYHHTYDDVFFEKRGSKLVSNISQISLSNDRYATDQTKLFDVAGDISGQIYNLSIKDHNGKNISAKMVFNPRGVYLELPRQTPKEQESSIIKIPVVNLNEKGALNLAKPSEMTYRQFMDALGLVMNYSNFEDKVYEELSKNPDDYTPKQKELYEKILLQSQGKVEVSLNQNGQVEIIDRVRSTSQMEFSLSSATSDDFSDQALRDTQTGLILHANNALTVNRPQLNLFDSLNQAIQAVQDGIYRPDEFSQAFNQDMRNIGIQNSLESIQNLDEHLRKLTALNGSYGKSFEQSISKNEVLKTQVQTLRAENMGADIAEAYNKLQNLSANYNAVLSSSGKINKMSILDYL from the coding sequence ATGAGAATAACCTTTGGATCTAAATATAATCAAATTCAAAATTCGCAAGGCTCACTTCAATCTAGATTGAACGAGCTTAATGCCAAAATCGCTTCAGGAAAAAAGATTCAAAGTCCTTATGAAAATAGCCATATCTATGAAAAAGATCTTCAACTTGGCTACCAAGAATCAACGCTTTCTCAAAATATTGATGTCGCACAAAATGCTTATAATATGACGCTCAGCACAGACAAAGCGCTCAGTGAATTCAACAAGGCGCTCTTGCAATTCAAAACCAAACTTATTCAAGTTGCCAATCAACCCCAAAGCCCATCTACACGAATGGCTATTGCCAATGAACTCTCTGGATTGCGAGATCACATGATCAATATTTCCAATACCTCTATTGGAGGAGCCTATCTTTTTAGCGGAACAAAGATTCGCACTCAACCCATTGCCCCTGATGGAAAATATATGGGAAATAATCAAAAACTTGAAGCACTCGTAGGATCCAATATCCGTGTGCCATTTAATATTCCTGGGAGTGATTTATTTTTTGGATATAACGCAGATTCCCAAGCGATGGTTACAAGCAATATCAAAAGATACAATCTCAGCAAATTGCATCCAAATATTATGGATCGATTCAATAAAGACACATCCCCTCAAGAAATTTTTCTTAAAGCAACAGACACATTAAGGGATCTTATTGGGGATGATGATGATGATCCAAGCAATGATAAAAAAGTGTATTTTTATCTAAGAGGAGTAAGGCCTGATGGGACAAGATTTAAATCAAAATTTGAATTAGATCAGGCTTATACCAACCTTAGTAGTGCAACAAAAGTAAGTGATTTATTAGAAAAAATTGGTCGCGAATTTGGCAATAATCAAGCAACTCAAGTTGTCGATGTTCAACTCAATGCATGGGGAGAAATCGAAATCAAATCCCTTGTAGCAGGAAGCTCAAATTTAGACTTCAACCTCTTAGCAAGCACGGTGGATGCAGACAATATTCAAGACATTGAAAAAAGTGGAGCTCCGCTCATAAGCTTCCAAAAAAGCCCTTATTTGAGCAGTCATTCCATATCCCAAATTCAAGGAATTCAAGATCCATACAAACAAGATCAACTTGTTCTTCCAGCATCGCTTATTTCACAAACAACAAAAATTCCAGCAAATAAAAATACAATGCTAAGTGAGATTTTCAATTCAGATGTTGTTTCCATTCGATTTGACGGAGACTTTTCAAAAGAAGAGGATGGAGAAAAAATCCCACAGATTCTAAGCTTTTCTACAAAAGAAACAAAAATTTATGATGTTCTTAAAGATATTGAAGCTTTCTATCAGCAAAATGGACACAATGTTCAAACCGAAATCGCTGATGGGAAGATTATCTTAATCGATCTTGATGCAAAACAATCAGGTCAAGCCACGACACTCAAGATGAGTCTCAGCACACATGATCAAGAGGGAAATCTTCTTGATGGAATCCCTTCTGATTATCATCACACCTACGATGATGTCTTTTTTGAAAAAAGGGGATCTAAACTTGTCTCCAATATTTCTCAGATCTCTCTCTCTAATGATAGATATGCAACAGATCAAACCAAGCTTTTTGATGTCGCTGGAGATATCAGCGGACAGATTTACAATCTTTCAATTAAAGATCATAATGGGAAAAACATCAGTGCCAAAATGGTCTTTAATCCTCGAGGGGTATATTTGGAGCTCCCAAGGCAAACTCCCAAAGAACAAGAATCATCCATAATCAAAATTCCTGTCGTCAATCTCAATGAGAAAGGGGCACTCAATCTAGCCAAACCTAGCGAGATGACTTATCGTCAATTTATGGATGCTTTGGGACTTGTTATGAATTATTCAAATTTTGAAGACAAAGTTTATGAAGAACTCTCTAAAAATCCTGATGACTATACGCCAAAACAAAAAGAACTTTATGAAAAAATCCTACTGCAATCACAAGGAAAGGTTGAAGTTTCTCTCAATCAAAATGGACAAGTTGAGATTATTGATCGTGTCCGCTCGACAAGCCAAATGGAATTTTCTCTCTCTAGCGCAACAAGCGATGATTTTTCTGATCAAGCTTTAAGAGATACACAAACTGGCCTTATTCTCCATGCCAACAATGCACTTACTGTAAATAGACCTCAACTCAATCTCTTTGATTCGCTTAATCAAGCTATCCAAGCAGTTCAAGATGGAATTTATCGTCCCGATGAATTCTCTCAAGCTTTTAATCAAGATATGAGAAACATCGGTATCCAAAATAGTCTTGAATCAATTCAAAACCTTGATGAACATCTTAGAAAATTAACTGCACTGAATGGTTCTTATGGAAAAAGCTTTGAACAATCTATCAGCAAAAATGAGGTGCTAAAGACGCAAGTGCAAACATTGCGTGCAGAAAATATGGGAGCAGATATCGCAGAAGCTTATAATAAACTTCAAAACTTAAGCGCAAACTATAATGCTGTTTTAAGCTCTTCTGGGAAAATTAATAAAATGTCCATTCTTGACTATCTCTAA
- the hsrA gene encoding homeostatic response regulator transcription factor HsrA, translated as MRVLIIQNEKTFCKILSDLLEESYYQVDTAENLKDGKYFIGIRKYNLIITSYKFSDGLATDLIPFIKKTSLNTSIIVLSSEYKKEYEIQSLRAGADDFLAKPLDFDILLARIDSRLRLWHSNTIIYGDLTIYPSQERITFQTQEIDIKGKSFRVLTHLAIHKDQIISKEELLDSIWEEPELVTPNVIEVAINQIRQKLDKTFKIKSIETIRNKGYRFCYPS; from the coding sequence ATGCGAGTTTTGATTATTCAAAATGAAAAAACATTTTGCAAAATTCTAAGCGATTTGCTAGAAGAATCATATTATCAAGTTGACACAGCAGAAAATCTCAAAGATGGAAAATACTTTATCGGTATACGCAAATATAATCTCATCATCACAAGCTATAAGTTTTCTGATGGATTAGCTACAGACCTAATCCCTTTTATCAAAAAAACTTCACTCAACACATCTATCATTGTCCTCTCTTCAGAATATAAAAAAGAATATGAAATCCAATCTCTTCGAGCTGGGGCGGATGATTTTTTAGCCAAGCCACTGGATTTTGATATTTTATTGGCAAGAATTGACTCGCGTTTAAGGCTTTGGCACTCAAATACTATTATTTATGGCGATCTCACTATTTATCCATCTCAAGAACGCATCACTTTTCAAACACAAGAAATTGACATCAAAGGAAAGTCCTTTAGGGTTCTAACACACTTGGCAATTCACAAAGATCAAATCATCTCCAAAGAAGAGCTTTTAGATTCCATTTGGGAAGAGCCTGAACTTGTTACCCCCAATGTCATTGAAGTCGCCATCAATCAAATTCGACAAAAACTAGACAAAACATTCAAAATTAAAAGCATCGAAACCATTAGAAATAAAGGATATCGCTTTTGCTATCCCTCTTAA
- a CDS encoding M99 family carboxypeptidase catalytic domain-containing protein, translating to MSKIIFFVCFALCLMGEVLDFNLIKMPTQNSGEPRVLILSGIQGDEPGGFNATNLFLQHYKILSGEVWVIPNLNQHSILRNHRGIYGDMNRKFKTLDQNDEEFDLIQKIKLIVLDPTIQVIYHLHDGGGFYRKEYINNDQNPNRWGNCSIIDQEVIVGAYYENLLQLSEKITQNINQKILKDLHRYRVRNTHTKTQDKEMEKSLTYFAITHGKTALANEASKNLPLYERVYYHLLGVEGMLRAVGVKFQRDFELTPNKVYALLYKNNSYLNIENLIKIPLFDLRSRLLFFPLPKDRPIKEITFTSDQYIVGFLKKDHEVVLKYGNRVLSTLSPFNVEFSKELSGVEFEIDGSRRWVKIGEIISVKDSFLVLLKNQKQRVNIIGFQGTKQNEAYERVGLKNLLKRYSLDKKGRKYRVEFYDDLGRFLGMVVVDFV from the coding sequence ATGTCTAAAATCATTTTTTTTGTTTGTTTTGCCTTATGTTTGATGGGTGAAGTTTTGGATTTTAATTTGATTAAGATGCCTACCCAAAATTCAGGTGAGCCTCGTGTTTTGATTCTAAGTGGTATACAAGGTGATGAGCCGGGGGGATTTAATGCGACAAATTTATTTTTGCAACATTATAAGATCCTCTCTGGTGAGGTTTGGGTGATTCCAAATTTAAATCAGCATAGTATTTTAAGAAATCATCGTGGAATTTATGGCGATATGAATCGTAAGTTTAAAACGCTTGATCAGAATGATGAAGAGTTTGATTTGATACAAAAGATTAAATTGATCGTCTTAGATCCCACGATTCAAGTGATTTATCATTTGCACGATGGAGGAGGGTTTTATCGTAAGGAATACATTAATAATGATCAAAATCCAAATCGATGGGGAAATTGCTCAATTATCGATCAAGAAGTGATTGTCGGAGCGTATTATGAAAATCTGCTTCAACTTTCTGAGAAGATTACTCAAAATATTAATCAAAAGATTCTTAAAGATCTTCATCGATATCGTGTTCGCAATACTCATACAAAGACGCAAGATAAAGAAATGGAAAAGAGTTTAACTTATTTTGCCATTACGCACGGAAAAACGGCTTTAGCCAATGAAGCAAGCAAGAATCTCCCTTTATATGAGCGTGTATATTATCATCTTTTGGGGGTTGAGGGGATGCTTCGTGCTGTTGGGGTGAAATTTCAAAGAGATTTTGAATTGACACCAAATAAAGTCTATGCCTTGCTTTATAAAAATAATTCCTATCTCAATATTGAAAATTTAATCAAAATACCACTTTTTGATTTGCGCTCTAGACTTTTGTTTTTCCCTCTTCCTAAAGATCGTCCAATTAAAGAGATTACTTTTACTTCAGATCAATATATTGTGGGATTTTTGAAAAAAGATCATGAGGTCGTTTTAAAATATGGAAATCGGGTGTTGAGCACATTATCGCCTTTTAATGTTGAGTTTTCTAAAGAATTATCAGGTGTTGAGTTTGAGATCGATGGGAGTAGACGATGGGTAAAAATAGGGGAAATCATATCTGTCAAAGATTCTTTTTTGGTTTTACTTAAAAATCAAAAACAGCGTGTCAATATCATAGGTTTTCAGGGGACAAAGCAAAATGAGGCATATGAACGCGTAGGGTTAAAAAATCTTTTAAAAAGGTATTCTCTTGATAAAAAGGGGAGAAAGTATCGCGTTGAGTTTTATGATGATTTGGGACGCTTTTTGGGAATGGTTGTAGTAGATTTTGTTTAA
- a CDS encoding flagellar FLiS export co-chaperone yields MLEIKYFQARISMNTLSVFQKYLGQQSAHSNIIPTDITDINHTIGILQTIDKHLKKCTTHLHSLDSIKESMTQCHFMGEMLFEKHFLLSPINKTFYIQDLTLFFNPDSQEHLLAYISEKREEIASLLDQIFFLLEQEENPDSQPLSYTQNHSYSIYLKS; encoded by the coding sequence ATGCTTGAAATAAAATATTTTCAAGCAAGGATTTCTATGAATACTCTTTCTGTTTTTCAAAAATATCTTGGACAGCAATCAGCCCATTCAAACATAATCCCAACAGATATTACAGACATCAACCACACAATTGGGATACTCCAGACAATCGACAAACATCTCAAGAAGTGCACAACGCATCTCCACTCATTAGATTCTATAAAAGAATCAATGACACAATGCCACTTTATGGGAGAAATGCTTTTTGAAAAACACTTTCTTCTCTCACCAATCAATAAAACTTTTTATATTCAAGACCTAACACTTTTCTTCAACCCAGATTCTCAAGAGCATCTTCTTGCCTATATTTCTGAGAAAAGAGAAGAAATTGCAAGTCTTTTAGATCAAATATTTTTCCTTCTTGAGCAAGAAGAAAATCCCGATTCTCAACCCCTCTCTTATACCCAAAATCACTCTTACTCTATCTATCTCAAGAGCTAA
- a CDS encoding Fe-S-containing hydro-lyase, giving the protein MKILQAPFNHGELKSLRAGEHIQIKGHFLVARDAAHKRLYESIQKGEELPIDLDGECIYYMGPSPAREGEVIGSAGPTTSGRMDIYTPTLLEHGLLAMIGKGYRSDEVVKSMVKHGAVYFVCIGGAGALISQSIKKYEVLAYEDLGAEAIARIEVDYFPCIVAIDSLGNDFYKQGRAKSISS; this is encoded by the coding sequence ATGAAAATTTTACAAGCTCCTTTTAATCATGGTGAACTTAAGTCTTTAAGGGCTGGAGAACATATCCAAATCAAGGGCCATTTTTTAGTGGCAAGAGATGCTGCACATAAGAGATTGTATGAGAGTATTCAAAAGGGAGAAGAACTCCCGATTGATTTAGATGGGGAATGCATTTATTATATGGGGCCAAGTCCCGCCAGAGAAGGGGAAGTGATAGGATCTGCTGGTCCAACAACAAGTGGAAGAATGGATATTTATACACCCACTCTTTTAGAGCATGGTCTTTTGGCAATGATTGGTAAGGGATATCGATCTGATGAGGTTGTAAAATCAATGGTGAAGCATGGAGCTGTTTATTTTGTCTGCATTGGAGGAGCAGGCGCATTGATTTCGCAAAGTATTAAAAAGTATGAAGTTTTGGCTTATGAGGACTTGGGAGCTGAAGCGATTGCGCGTATTGAGGTTGATTATTTTCCTTGTATTGTTGCAATTGATTCTTTAGGGAATGATTTTTATAAGCAAGGAAGAGCTAAGTCAATTAGCTCTTGA
- a CDS encoding fumarate hydratase has product MKIVQASEITQEVVKLSICACRNIPHDVFQAFQKAHNNETSPLGKEILSQLIENSQIAHKKQIPICQDTGMCVVFVELGQDVRVEGGFLEEAIQKGVALGYTEGFLRKSIVNDPLFDRKNTQDNAPAVIHYEIVEGDRLKIIVAPKGFGSENKSALLMLTPAQGLQGVKDFFIQTLENAGPNSCPPLLVGIGIGGTMEKAALLAKKAAIREVGSSNPDERYANLERELMELANSLGIGPQGLGGDTTVFGVNIEWYPTHIAGLPVAININCNAIRHTSIQF; this is encoded by the coding sequence GTGAAAATAGTTCAAGCATCAGAGATTACTCAAGAGGTTGTTAAATTAAGCATTTGTGCTTGTAGAAATATTCCTCATGATGTATTTCAAGCATTCCAAAAGGCTCACAACAATGAGACATCTCCTTTAGGAAAGGAGATCCTTTCTCAGCTGATTGAGAATTCTCAAATTGCTCACAAAAAACAGATCCCGATTTGTCAAGATACAGGGATGTGTGTTGTGTTTGTTGAGTTGGGGCAAGATGTGAGGGTAGAGGGAGGTTTTCTTGAGGAGGCGATTCAAAAAGGAGTAGCTCTTGGCTACACGGAAGGGTTTTTACGAAAATCAATCGTGAATGATCCTTTATTTGATCGTAAAAATACTCAAGATAATGCACCAGCAGTCATTCATTATGAGATCGTAGAGGGGGATAGACTTAAGATTATTGTTGCACCCAAAGGATTTGGGAGTGAAAATAAAAGTGCACTTTTGATGCTGACCCCAGCTCAAGGCTTGCAAGGTGTTAAAGATTTTTTTATTCAGACTTTAGAAAATGCTGGGCCAAATTCATGCCCCCCACTTCTTGTGGGGATAGGTATAGGTGGGACAATGGAAAAAGCAGCTTTGCTAGCCAAAAAGGCAGCGATTCGGGAAGTTGGAAGCTCAAATCCCGATGAAAGATATGCGAATCTAGAAAGAGAATTAATGGAGTTGGCAAATTCTTTGGGGATTGGTCCGCAGGGGCTTGGAGGGGATACGACTGTTTTTGGAGTCAACATAGAATGGTATCCAACGCATATTGCTGGGCTTCCTGTTGCGATCAATATCAATTGTAATGCCATTCGGCATACAAGCATTCAGTTTTGA
- a CDS encoding Fur family transcriptional regulator, whose amino-acid sequence MSFEEDLKQSGLKITPQRMAILKEIQKCGHPTIEEIYENILQEHPSISLATIYKNIISLCEAGLLQEIRINMQKQRYEIAHGEHMHTVCTICGKIEDLEMNLNHLYTNKSVIQKIAPSYIAAVVYGKCLECQKSKK is encoded by the coding sequence TTGAGCTTTGAAGAAGATTTGAAGCAAAGTGGTTTAAAAATCACTCCTCAGAGGATGGCAATTTTAAAGGAAATACAAAAGTGTGGACATCCAACGATTGAAGAAATTTATGAAAATATTTTGCAAGAACATCCATCGATTTCTTTAGCAACCATCTATAAAAACATTATTTCATTATGTGAAGCAGGATTGTTGCAAGAGATTAGAATCAATATGCAAAAACAGCGTTATGAAATTGCTCATGGAGAGCATATGCACACTGTTTGTACGATTTGTGGGAAGATAGAAGATCTTGAGATGAATTTAAATCATCTTTATACAAACAAATCCGTCATTCAAAAAATTGCGCCCAGCTATATTGCCGCAGTGGTTTATGGAAAATGTTTGGAATGTCAAAAGAGTAAAAAGTGA